The window GCCACTGCCGCTCCTTCCATTTCCACCGCCAGCAAGCCTGGCAGCGACCCATTCAACTGCGCCAGGTGCGCGCGCTTGCTGATGAACTGATCGCCGCTGGCAATCAGGCCGCGGTGCACCCGTGGCCGCTCCAGGCGAAATTCGGCACGTTCCGCCTCGTCGATCACCGTGTCGAAGTCCTTATCCAGAAATTCAAGCGCGGCACTGGCGACCCGCTGGCTCATGTGCAAATCCGACTGGAAGTGCGACAAGCCGGTCAGCGGCACCTCAAAGCGGGGAAACAGGGGACTGGCATCCATGTCGTACTGGACCAGCGATTCGGCCACCACGATGTCGCCCACTTTCACGCCAGCATCCCCGGCGCCGCCAACGCCGGTGAACAGGATGTGGGTAACTCCGTACTTTTCCACAAGCGTGGTCGCGGTCATGGCAGCGGCAACCTTGCCAATCCGCGACAGGACGCACACAGCGTCGATTCCAGCGACTTGTCCTGATGCGTAGTTGCGCATGCCATGGATGAGCGTGGCGGGGCCTTGCATGGCTTCCACGAGCCCTTCCTGTTCTTCGTGCAAGGCACTAATGATGCCTAAACGTATGTTTTTGCCTGAATTCATGCTTTGCAGAACCTTTTTGGTGAACGTGCATGTGGGTAAGTCGCGAGTTTTCCACAAGGATAAACAGTTCTACGTGCACTGCAAGCTGCGGAAGACGCGCAGAAGGCCGCCAGCGTCGATTTCTGCAGACAGTCCCGGCTTGCGGTCCACCAGCGTCTCCATGCCCTTGGCGGTGCCTTCAGGAGCTTCTCAGTGCATTGACGCTGCTGCGGTTTTACCAGGATGTGCTCGTAAACGCTTGTTTTTCAAGGTTTTTTGGCTTTTGGACGATTTTGCTGTGGATGACTTCGAGGTTATGCACCGCTTTGCCGGGGTTTAGGGTTTTATATAAGTAGTATGTATACAAATTTAGTAGTGATAGTAAACGGCGGTTTTTGTGTGGATAAGTCTGGTTTTATCAACAGGATCAGTAGTTTACGTATCGAAAAAGTCGCTGGAAAAGACCTGTATCTTCGAAGGATGACTGTTGGACAAAAATTTGCCTGTGAACAAAGTCGATGGTTCTACACATCTCATCCTGTGGATATCCATCGACTTATCCACATGTGCTGCCAATCAGACGAGCCGTTCGCGGCTTTTTTTTCGTCTTCAGAAAAGTGACTGACACGCTTTTGTGGCCGATTCTTTTTTTTTGGAAACTTTCGCTTTTTGTTAAGCAAAGAAAAATTTTTTGGATTTCAGGGGTCCCGGGTTTTTGGTTTTCGTTTTTCAAAGGTCTTGATGGTTTACCTAAAAAGGTTAAATATAGATTTAGTAGTAGTTGTTAACAGGTGCGTTTTTCTGTGGATAATGGCAAAAACCCGTACGAAATCATGAACTTGCGAGAGGTATAAGTCGGTGATCAGCTCTGTATCCGGCTGGTACCAATCTGGGACAAATTTTGGCCTGTGAATAAAGTCGCGTTTATCCACAAACGGTGCCTGTGGATATCAATAGGCTTATCCACAGGTCCCTATCAACTTTGATGGAGGTGGTATGGAGCTGCATGCATTGTTTAAGTTTCCAATTTTGCAAGGCCCGATGGCTGGCGGCGCCAGCCGGGCCGAATTGGTGGCTGCGGTATCGAATTCCGGCGGCCTGGGTTGCATGGCGGGATCGTTGATGTCGCCCGCAGCCTTGCGCGATGAGGTGGGCCGGATCAGAGCGATGACCGATGAGCCGTTTTTGCTGAATTTGTTTGTTCTCCAGACACCAACACCCAGTACGGAAGAGGTGAACGCCGCCGTTGAACTGCTGCGCCCGGTTTGGGAAAGCCTCGGCTGGGATAAATTGCCGATACCATCGCGGTGGTGCCAGGATTTCGATACACAGTTCGATACCTTGATCGAACTGCGTCCGGCAGCCGCCAGTTTCACGTTCGGCATCCTGACCCCAATCCAGGTCGAGCGTCTGCACGATGCGGGGATCTACGTCATCGGCACGGTCACCACCGTGGATGAAGCATTGGCCTGGGAAAACGTGGGCGCCGACGCCGTGATTGCATCGGGAATCGAGTCGGGCGGCCATCGCGGGACTTTTCTTGGCCCGCAAGAAGACGCCACCCTGGGCGGAAAAGCACTCTGGCCCCAGGTTGCCGAGGCGGTCAAGATTCCAATGATTGCCGCCGGCGGCATCATGACGGGAGTCGATATCGCCGAAGCGCTGTCACTGGGCGCGCAGGCAGTGCAGATGGGCAGCGCGTTTCTTGTGACCGACGAATCCGGCATCCACCCCGCCTATAAACAGCGCCTGATCGAGGCGCGCGACACGCCCACCCGCCTGACCCGCGCCTTCAGCGGCCGCTACGCGCGCGGCCTGGAAAACACCTTCATGCGCAAAATGGAAAATGTTGAGAAGCAAGTTCCAGCGTATCCTGTCCAAAACGCATTGACCACGGGCATACGCGCAGCTGCTGCCGAACGCGGCGATACCGAACTGATGTCGCTCTGGGCGGGTGCCGAAATCCGCCGGGCGCGGCCGATGCCGGTAGCGAAACTGATGCAAATGCTGGTGGCCGAGATGCGCACATCCTAAAAACGAGACGAGGAGCAGCATTTGGAATCGGCAGGAGAATACGACTACATCATTGTCGGCGGCGGCACCGCCGGCTGCGTACTGGCCAACCGCCTGACCCGGCGCCGCGAGACCAACGTGCTGCTGATCGAAGCGGGCGGGCGCGACGACTATGTCTGGATCCACATTCCGGTCGGCTATCTGCACTGCATCGGCAACCCGCGCACAGACTGGCTGTACAAGACCGAACCCGATGCCGGCCTGAACGGCCGCTCGCTGATCTATCCGCGCGGCAAAGTCCTTGGCGGCAGTTCCTCGATCAACGGCATGATCTACATGCGCGGCCAGTCGCAGGATTACGATCAATGGGCCGAACTGACGGGCGACGCCGGCTGGAGCTGGGACAAGGTTTTACCGTTATTTAAGAAGAGCGAGGATTATCACGGCGGGGCCAGCGAACTGCATGGCGCCGGCGGCGAGTGGCGGGTCGAGAAGCAACGCCTGTCGTGGCAATTGCTCGACGCGTTTCGCGATGCTGCGGAACAAACCGGTATCCGTAAAATCGAGGATTTCAACGGCGGCGACAACGACGGTTGCAACTATTTCGATGTCAACCAGAAGCGAGGCATCCGCTGGAACACGGCCAAAGCCTTCCTCAAGCCGGCCGCCAAGCGCGCCAACCTGACCATCATGACGGGTTGTCATGTGGAACGTTTGATCATCGACGACACCGAGCACGGCAAGGTGTGCCGTGGAGTCGAATTCACTGGCGGCGGCACGGCGTTCACGGCAACCGCCGTCCGTGAAACTGTGCTGACCGCCGGCGCGGTCGGTTCACCGCAGATTTTGCAACTGTCGGGCATTGGGCCGGCGGCGCTGCTGCGCGATGCGGGCGTGGCGGTTCATGTCGATGCACCCGGGGTTGGGGATAACTTGCAGGATCATTTGCAGCTGCGCATGATCTACAAAGTCAGCAATGCGCGCACCCTGAACACCACGGCCGCGAGCTGGTTCGGCAAGATGAAGATC of the Massilia violaceinigra genome contains:
- a CDS encoding 5'-methylthioadenosine/adenosylhomocysteine nucleosidase; this translates as MNSGKNIRLGIISALHEEQEGLVEAMQGPATLIHGMRNYASGQVAGIDAVCVLSRIGKVAAAMTATTLVEKYGVTHILFTGVGGAGDAGVKVGDIVVAESLVQYDMDASPLFPRFEVPLTGLSHFQSDLHMSQRVASAALEFLDKDFDTVIDEAERAEFRLERPRVHRGLIASGDQFISKRAHLAQLNGSLPGLLAVEMEGAAVAQVCFELGIPFAVIRTISDNANEEAATDFMRFVKSVASRYAFHIVTRFCADLKSRPPQSSRESAAV
- a CDS encoding NAD(P)H-dependent flavin oxidoreductase, whose product is MELHALFKFPILQGPMAGGASRAELVAAVSNSGGLGCMAGSLMSPAALRDEVGRIRAMTDEPFLLNLFVLQTPTPSTEEVNAAVELLRPVWESLGWDKLPIPSRWCQDFDTQFDTLIELRPAAASFTFGILTPIQVERLHDAGIYVIGTVTTVDEALAWENVGADAVIASGIESGGHRGTFLGPQEDATLGGKALWPQVAEAVKIPMIAAGGIMTGVDIAEALSLGAQAVQMGSAFLVTDESGIHPAYKQRLIEARDTPTRLTRAFSGRYARGLENTFMRKMENVEKQVPAYPVQNALTTGIRAAAAERGDTELMSLWAGAEIRRARPMPVAKLMQMLVAEMRTS
- a CDS encoding GMC family oxidoreductase — its product is MESAGEYDYIIVGGGTAGCVLANRLTRRRETNVLLIEAGGRDDYVWIHIPVGYLHCIGNPRTDWLYKTEPDAGLNGRSLIYPRGKVLGGSSSINGMIYMRGQSQDYDQWAELTGDAGWSWDKVLPLFKKSEDYHGGASELHGAGGEWRVEKQRLSWQLLDAFRDAAEQTGIRKIEDFNGGDNDGCNYFDVNQKRGIRWNTAKAFLKPAAKRANLTIMTGCHVERLIIDDTEHGKVCRGVEFTGGGTAFTATAVRETVLTAGAVGSPQILQLSGIGPAALLRDAGVAVHVDAPGVGDNLQDHLQLRMIYKVSNARTLNTTAASWFGKMKIGIEYAMFQSGPMSMAPSQLGAFARSDPGQATPNLQYHVQPLSLEKFGDPLHPFPAFTASVCNLRPTSRGHMRIASADSYAAPKITPNYLSTEQDRKTAAAALTLTRKIVAAPALARYAPEEFKPGIAFRTEEELADAASQIGTTIFHPVGTCKMGRAGDPTAVVDSELRVNGVQKLRVVDASVMPLIISGNTNSPTIMIAERAAQLIAEAAKAK